Genomic DNA from Candidatus Poribacteria bacterium:
CGATGGCGATGCCGGACGGCAGATCGAGCTGCCTCAAGGCGTCCATCGTGCGTGGCGTGTAATCCGTGACATCGATCAGTCGCTTGTGGACGCGCATCTCGAACTGCTCGCGAGACTTCTTGTCGATGTTCGTCGAGCGGTTCACCGTCCAGATGCTCTTGTCCGTCGGCAGAGGTATCGGACCCGAGACGATCGCCCCCGTCTGCTTCACCGTGTCGACGATCTCGGACACGGATTGGTCCAACAGGCGGTGGTCGAACGCTTT
This window encodes:
- the rpsJ gene encoding 30S ribosomal protein S10, giving the protein MPATIRIKLKAFDHRLLDQSVSEIVDTVKQTGAIVSGPIPLPTDKSIWTVNRSTNIDKKSREQFEMRVHKRLIDVTDYTPRTMDALRQLDLPSGIAIDVTIK